The following coding sequences are from one Candidatus Nitrohelix vancouverensis window:
- a CDS encoding beta-ketoacyl-[acyl-carrier-protein] synthase family protein: MNPQDNPDHRIVITGIGLTAPNGNNLTEFRRSLLNGVSGVQKFETRYIGETLAGVCHFDELKYQKKKEVRRGTRAGSVAIYCSREAVNDSGLDWEAVDRSRVGVYLGVTEHGNVETENEVYNLSQFNHDVKFWSHHHNPRTVANNPAGEVTLNMGITGPHYTIGAACAAGNMGIIQGVQMLRLREVDMALAGGVSESIHTFGIFASFKSEGALASHEDPTKACRPFDTKRNGIVCSEGGCIHVLERLSDAKKRGAKIYGEIAGYAINSDATDFILPEPARQAQCIRQALKQGGLKPEDINILNAHATATHLGDIQEATALREVFGDLDTVSINNTKSFIGHTMGAAGALELTGNIPSFDDGYVHPTINLDEMDPKCHLKQVVANTPKKIETPEYIMNNSFGMFGINSVLIVKRYQD, from the coding sequence TGAGTTCCGCAGAAGTCTGCTGAACGGCGTTTCTGGCGTACAGAAGTTTGAGACGCGCTATATTGGCGAAACCCTCGCGGGCGTTTGCCATTTTGACGAGTTGAAGTATCAAAAGAAGAAGGAAGTTCGGCGTGGGACGCGCGCCGGTTCGGTCGCGATCTATTGTTCGCGCGAGGCGGTGAATGATTCGGGCCTGGACTGGGAAGCTGTGGACCGGTCGCGGGTGGGGGTGTATCTCGGCGTGACCGAGCATGGCAACGTAGAGACCGAAAACGAAGTTTATAATCTCAGTCAGTTCAATCACGACGTCAAATTCTGGTCGCATCACCATAACCCGCGTACGGTGGCAAACAATCCGGCGGGTGAGGTGACTTTGAACATGGGCATCACCGGGCCGCATTACACCATCGGCGCGGCTTGCGCGGCGGGCAACATGGGCATCATTCAGGGCGTTCAGATGTTGCGCCTGCGCGAAGTGGATATGGCGCTGGCGGGCGGCGTCTCGGAAAGCATTCATACCTTCGGGATTTTTGCCAGCTTCAAGAGCGAAGGCGCCCTGGCTTCGCATGAGGACCCGACCAAGGCCTGTCGTCCGTTCGATACAAAGCGCAACGGCATCGTCTGTTCGGAGGGCGGTTGCATCCATGTGTTGGAGCGTTTGTCGGACGCGAAGAAACGCGGCGCGAAGATTTATGGAGAAATCGCGGGCTACGCCATCAATTCAGACGCGACGGATTTCATCCTGCCCGAACCTGCAAGGCAGGCGCAATGCATTCGCCAGGCTTTGAAGCAGGGAGGATTGAAGCCGGAGGACATCAATATATTGAACGCGCACGCCACCGCCACGCATCTGGGAGACATTCAGGAAGCGACGGCCTTGCGCGAGGTTTTTGGCGATCTGGACACGGTTTCTATCAATAACACAAAAAGTTTCATCGGGCATACGATGGGAGCGGCGGGGGCTTTGGAATTGACCGGCAACATTCCGTCCTTCGACGACGGCTATGTGCATCCGACGATCAATCTCGACGAGATGGATCCGAAATGCCATCTCAAACAGGTGGTCGCCAACACGCCAAAGAAAATAGAAACGCCCGAATACATTATGAATAATTCGTTTGGAATGTTTGGCATCAATTCGGTTTTGATAGTCAAGAGATACCAAGATTAA
- a CDS encoding acyl carrier protein: protein MTKEEVRQAIMDILSEIAPDEDINSINDDGKLRDQIDLDSMDFLDIVMELRKRFNIEVPEKDYEFLATMSSCVNYLQPLLGKRQLAS from the coding sequence ATGACAAAGGAAGAAGTAAGACAGGCGATTATGGATATTCTTTCCGAAATCGCTCCAGATGAGGACATCAATTCGATCAATGATGACGGAAAATTGCGGGACCAGATTGATCTGGATTCCATGGATTTTCTGGATATCGTGATGGAATTAAGAAAACGTTTTAATATTGAAGTGCCGGAAAAGGATTATGAGTTTCTGGCGACAATGTCAAGTTGTGTGAACTACCTTCAACCTTTGCTGGGCAAACGTCAACTCGCCAGCTAA
- a CDS encoding NAD(P)/FAD-dependent oxidoreductase, whose protein sequence is MKYDSIIIGAGLSGLAAGIRMALFDKKVVIVEKHTVPGGLNSFYARKHRTFDVGLHAMTNYSPPGDRRSPLGKLLKQLRFRHEEFRLRQQEMSEIRFPGKSLRFSNDFEFFKQEIAEQFPEQMDGFQKLLQIIQSYDEVSLNSDDGPSAKEVMGRFLSDPLLIDMLFCPLAYYGSAREHDMDFYQFVIMFKSIFMEGFSKPEGGMHYILQLMVDKYQRLGGEMIMGDGVKSIPVRNGVAGTVELESGRELQADAILSSAGYIETLKLCAPELDIAQQTTPGQMTFMESIFVLDRNPKSLGYDRSIVFYNLTERFRYQTPDQAIDVDSGVLCCPNHFQYETPLSEGILRLTNQANYDYWNGLIRKDYIAAKKECRAKALERLAKFFPEFSETVVFLDTFTPKTIHKYTGHLNGAVYGAPEKLKNGETPIQNLFICGTDQGFLGIIGATLSGISMANLHLLKP, encoded by the coding sequence ATGAAATACGATTCGATAATCATTGGAGCCGGTTTGTCTGGCCTTGCGGCGGGCATCCGCATGGCGCTTTTCGACAAAAAAGTGGTGATTGTCGAAAAGCACACCGTGCCCGGCGGCCTCAATTCCTTTTACGCGCGCAAACACCGCACTTTTGACGTGGGCCTCCACGCCATGACCAATTATTCCCCACCCGGCGACCGCCGCTCTCCTTTAGGAAAATTACTCAAACAACTACGCTTTCGACACGAGGAGTTCCGTCTGCGTCAGCAGGAGATGTCGGAGATCCGTTTTCCCGGCAAGTCCTTGCGCTTCAGCAATGACTTCGAATTTTTCAAACAGGAGATCGCCGAGCAATTCCCGGAGCAGATGGATGGCTTCCAGAAATTATTGCAGATCATACAATCCTACGACGAAGTTTCCCTCAATTCCGACGACGGCCCTTCCGCCAAAGAAGTGATGGGGCGTTTCCTGAGCGATCCCTTGTTGATAGACATGTTGTTCTGTCCGTTGGCTTATTACGGGAGCGCGCGCGAACATGATATGGATTTTTACCAGTTCGTCATCATGTTCAAGAGCATCTTCATGGAAGGTTTCTCCAAGCCCGAAGGCGGAATGCATTATATTTTGCAATTGATGGTGGACAAGTACCAGCGCCTCGGCGGCGAGATGATAATGGGCGACGGCGTGAAATCCATCCCGGTACGCAACGGCGTTGCGGGGACGGTCGAACTTGAAAGCGGTCGCGAGTTGCAGGCGGACGCGATCCTGTCCTCCGCCGGTTATATCGAAACCCTCAAACTGTGCGCCCCGGAGCTGGATATCGCGCAACAAACGACTCCCGGACAGATGACCTTCATGGAATCCATCTTTGTTCTGGACCGTAACCCGAAGAGCCTGGGCTATGATCGGAGCATCGTGTTTTACAATCTGACCGAACGATTTCGTTACCAGACTCCCGATCAGGCGATTGACGTGGACAGCGGTGTTCTTTGTTGCCCTAATCATTTTCAGTATGAAACGCCTTTGTCAGAAGGTATCCTACGTCTCACCAATCAGGCCAACTACGATTACTGGAACGGCTTGATTCGAAAGGACTATATCGCCGCAAAAAAAGAATGTAGAGCGAAGGCATTGGAGCGATTGGCAAAATTTTTCCCAGAATTTAGCGAAACTGTGGTATTTTTGGACACATTTACGCCCAAAACGATCCATAAATACACGGGTCACCTCAACGGAGCGGTGTACGGCGCCCCTGAAAAGTTGAAAAACGGCGAGACGCCGATTCAAAATCTATTTATTTGTGGCACAGACCAGGGGTTTTTGGGTATCATTGGAGCAACATTAAGCGGTATTTCAATGGCCAATCTGCATCTGTTGAAACCTTGA
- a CDS encoding NAD(P)/FAD-dependent oxidoreductase — translation MSRDWLKGAKTKYDTVIIGSGLGGMTAANVLAKLGHNVLLAEHHYNLGGMATWFKRKGGHVLDISLHGFPIGMIKTFRKYWTHDMAGKVIQLKNIRFDNPQFEVNTTFDRVDFTRLLCDRFGIMRDTIEEFFVTVRNMNFYDEIVMSTRDLFEKFFPGRKDVWRFLMEPITYANGSTLDDPALTYGIVFSNFMSKGVYTFQGGTDDLIKQMKKEMLSNGVDIRTHCMVEKVYVENKTVRGVRINGQDIACDTVLSNSNIMTTVQKLVGEEHFEPEFVKKTREVRLNTSSCQVYIGVKKGEKVDYDGDLLFSSVADQYDTGKILDKDVTSRTFSFYHPFIRPGQNRYSIVSSTNARYEDWANLSEADYERDKTSLIETTLDALEKYVPNIRKISDHLEASTPATFKRYTLHPQGTSFGTKFEGLQISRELPDQIAGLFHTGSVGIIMSGWLGAANYGVIVSNEVDKFLRNLKTHPPLVAASV, via the coding sequence ATGTCCCGAGACTGGCTTAAAGGAGCAAAAACCAAATACGACACCGTCATCATCGGCAGTGGTCTGGGCGGTATGACGGCGGCGAATGTTTTGGCTAAACTGGGCCATAATGTTCTACTGGCGGAGCATCATTACAATCTGGGCGGAATGGCGACCTGGTTCAAGCGTAAAGGCGGCCATGTGCTGGATATCTCTTTGCACGGCTTCCCCATTGGCATGATAAAGACCTTCCGCAAATACTGGACCCATGATATGGCGGGTAAGGTCATCCAGCTCAAGAACATACGTTTCGACAATCCGCAGTTTGAGGTGAACACCACCTTCGACCGCGTCGATTTCACCCGCCTGCTTTGCGACCGTTTCGGGATCATGCGAGACACCATCGAAGAGTTCTTCGTGACCGTCCGCAATATGAATTTTTATGATGAAATCGTCATGTCCACGCGCGACCTGTTCGAGAAGTTTTTTCCGGGTCGAAAAGACGTCTGGCGTTTTCTCATGGAACCGATCACTTACGCCAACGGTTCGACGCTGGACGACCCGGCTCTGACTTACGGCATCGTGTTTTCGAACTTCATGAGCAAGGGCGTCTACACCTTTCAGGGCGGCACCGACGATCTCATCAAACAGATGAAGAAGGAAATGCTGAGCAACGGCGTGGACATTCGCACCCATTGCATGGTCGAAAAAGTGTATGTGGAAAATAAAACGGTGCGCGGCGTTCGTATCAACGGCCAGGACATTGCCTGCGACACGGTGCTTTCAAATTCCAATATCATGACGACCGTACAAAAGCTTGTGGGAGAAGAGCATTTCGAGCCGGAATTTGTGAAGAAAACCCGCGAGGTTCGCTTGAACACTTCCAGTTGCCAGGTGTATATCGGCGTCAAAAAAGGCGAAAAAGTCGATTACGACGGCGATCTGCTTTTCTCATCCGTCGCCGACCAATACGATACCGGGAAAATTCTCGATAAAGACGTGACGAGCCGGACCTTTTCTTTTTACCACCCCTTCATACGACCGGGGCAAAATCGCTATTCCATCGTTTCCTCCACCAACGCGCGTTACGAAGACTGGGCGAACCTCAGTGAAGCGGACTACGAACGCGATAAGACATCGTTGATCGAGACGACGCTGGACGCTCTGGAAAAATACGTGCCCAATATCAGAAAAATTTCCGATCATCTGGAAGCCTCGACTCCGGCGACATTCAAGCGATACACATTGCACCCTCAGGGAACTTCCTTCGGAACCAAGTTTGAAGGTTTGCAGATCAGCCGCGAATTGCCCGATCAAATCGCAGGTCTGTTCCATACCGGTTCCGTGGGCATCATCATGTCCGGCTGGCTGGGCGCCGCGAATTACGGCGTCATCGTGTCCAACGAAGTGGACAAATTTCTACGCAATTTGAAAACGCATCCGCCGCTCGTCGCCGCATCCGTCTGA
- a CDS encoding SDR family oxidoreductase, with translation MPESHLRFDFEGQTAIVTGGTRGIGRAVAEAFLNAGGRVVAVYRSNTEEADAFSKANRRFGDNLQIRQCDVSSSEETEAFYKSLENDDIVFQTLVHCAGIRADSIVGLMKEEDWRNVLDANLTGTFYMCKGAVQRLTRKRYGRLILITSPVGRIGFAGQSNYAATKAGQVAFMQSLCKEVAGRKITVNCVSPGFIDTDFIADLPDEQKKAYLEMVPLKRFGDAKEVASCVLFLASGDASYITGSVLEVTGGI, from the coding sequence ATGCCGGAAAGCCATCTTAGATTCGATTTTGAAGGTCAAACCGCGATCGTCACCGGGGGAACCCGGGGCATCGGTCGCGCCGTCGCCGAAGCCTTTCTGAATGCAGGCGGTCGAGTCGTCGCCGTTTACCGATCCAATACGGAAGAGGCCGACGCGTTCAGCAAAGCCAACCGTCGCTTTGGCGATAATCTTCAGATCCGGCAATGCGACGTTTCCAGTTCCGAAGAAACCGAAGCCTTCTACAAGTCCCTTGAAAATGACGACATCGTTTTCCAGACGCTGGTGCACTGCGCCGGAATTCGCGCCGATTCCATCGTCGGCCTGATGAAGGAAGAAGACTGGCGCAATGTTCTCGATGCCAACCTCACCGGCACCTTTTATATGTGCAAGGGAGCGGTTCAGCGCCTGACGCGAAAACGTTATGGACGCCTGATCCTCATCACCTCGCCGGTCGGTCGCATCGGTTTCGCCGGGCAGTCCAATTACGCCGCGACCAAGGCCGGACAGGTTGCGTTCATGCAGTCCCTTTGCAAAGAAGTGGCGGGACGCAAGATCACCGTCAACTGCGTTTCTCCGGGATTCATCGACACCGATTTCATCGCTGATCTGCCGGACGAACAGAAAAAAGCCTATCTGGAAATGGTTCCCCTGAAACGTTTTGGCGATGCGAAAGAAGTGGCGTCCTGCGTTCTGTTTCTGGCGTCGGGAGACGCGTCCTATATCACCGGCTCCGTTCTGGAAGTGACCGGCGGCATTTAA
- a CDS encoding beta-hydroxyacyl-ACP dehydratase, translating to MDSIHDLIPHRPPFLFVDEILSVDENRIHATRLISEEEDFFKGHFPGKPIMPGVLICEAIFQTGALLMSRRSDAPKDHVPVITRINNVKLKRAVRPGDRLEMQAEVTEQSGAAWYMKGKASVAGQTILTLDFAAMLVEDAQ from the coding sequence ATGGATTCCATACACGATCTCATCCCGCACCGCCCGCCCTTTTTATTCGTTGACGAAATTCTTTCTGTGGATGAGAACCGCATTCATGCGACGCGCCTGATTTCCGAAGAGGAAGATTTTTTCAAGGGACATTTCCCCGGCAAGCCCATCATGCCCGGCGTTTTGATTTGCGAAGCGATTTTTCAGACCGGCGCCTTGTTGATGAGTCGCCGCTCGGACGCGCCCAAAGATCATGTTCCCGTCATCACCCGCATCAATAACGTAAAATTAAAACGCGCCGTACGGCCGGGGGATCGACTTGAAATGCAGGCGGAAGTGACCGAGCAAAGCGGCGCGGCCTGGTATATGAAAGGCAAGGCGAGCGTTGCGGGACAAACGATCCTGACCCTTGATTTTGCGGCGATGCTGGTGGAAGATGCGCAATGA
- a CDS encoding SDR family oxidoreductase, which produces MDFLELQGKNFLVAGVANKKSVAYFIAKTLEQAGARVFYSVRSEARKESLKRLLGDAPVFVCDFEKEGEVERLRAQVGEQVSVLHGIVHSIAFANYSEGMKPFHETIKKDFLQSIDITCYSLIALANAFRDLLDENASVVAVSISTTRMAAENYGFMAPAKAALDSSICFLAKSFSAFSQVRFNSVNAGLLKTSASAGIPGYIDSYLYAEKATLRKKALTTQEVANAAVFLLSERSSGINAQGLTLDAGMSINYFDQDIVRKSTRPE; this is translated from the coding sequence ATGGATTTTCTCGAATTGCAGGGTAAAAATTTTCTCGTCGCTGGCGTCGCCAATAAAAAAAGCGTCGCTTACTTCATTGCCAAAACTCTGGAGCAGGCGGGCGCTCGCGTTTTCTATAGCGTGCGTTCGGAGGCCAGAAAAGAATCGCTGAAACGCCTGCTCGGAGACGCCCCGGTTTTTGTCTGCGATTTCGAGAAGGAGGGCGAAGTCGAACGCCTGCGCGCGCAAGTGGGAGAACAAGTCTCTGTTCTGCACGGCATTGTGCATTCCATCGCCTTTGCGAATTACTCGGAAGGCATGAAACCCTTCCACGAAACGATCAAAAAAGATTTTCTGCAATCCATCGACATCACCTGCTATTCGCTGATCGCGCTGGCCAACGCCTTTCGCGATCTGCTCGATGAAAATGCTTCCGTGGTCGCTGTGTCCATTTCCACCACGCGCATGGCGGCGGAGAACTACGGTTTCATGGCTCCGGCGAAAGCCGCTTTGGACTCTTCGATCTGTTTTCTTGCGAAATCCTTCAGCGCCTTTTCCCAGGTGCGTTTCAATTCCGTCAACGCGGGATTGTTGAAGACCTCTGCATCGGCGGGAATTCCGGGTTATATCGACTCCTACCTGTACGCGGAAAAAGCCACCTTACGCAAAAAGGCGCTGACGACTCAGGAAGTCGCCAACGCCGCAGTGTTTTTGCTCAGCGAACGCTCCAGCGGAATCAACGCGCAAGGCCTGACGCTGGACGCCGGGATGTCGATCAATTATTTTGACCAGGACATCGTGCGTAAATCCACGCGCCCGGAATAA
- a CDS encoding cytochrome c produces MIVRPTATLLLSGIFLCVFAASSAMAKDVVLKEPPKSLDKHYPPHSKTADWTGIMHQMSGHFGGVFINMRENDWDNAIKHADELATTYEKASKMVPEWEDYFDLKAAKDFAAAVHTKDGKKIGEASGPLGKTCGKCHAENQVAVWTKYHWPSVEKIKIMDPVDEKEIAYGKYMKSLSNTFKGVTVNFGEGQYDRSAKALGDFKKRFLELRSTCSKCHTTQAVKQFFVGKPVEKALEAMSAELMEKTPNAGKFWSNVGVIGNEGCKKCHLTHRAFAIFQETWHDDEK; encoded by the coding sequence ATGATAGTTCGACCTACAGCAACCCTGCTTCTATCCGGCATCTTTCTGTGCGTCTTCGCAGCGTCTTCTGCAATGGCGAAGGACGTCGTCCTGAAGGAACCTCCAAAATCACTGGACAAACACTATCCGCCGCATTCCAAAACGGCTGACTGGACCGGCATCATGCATCAGATGAGCGGTCATTTTGGCGGCGTGTTTATTAATATGCGCGAGAATGATTGGGACAACGCGATCAAACACGCGGACGAGTTGGCGACGACTTATGAGAAGGCTTCTAAAATGGTTCCCGAATGGGAGGACTATTTCGATTTGAAAGCGGCTAAAGATTTTGCCGCCGCGGTTCACACCAAAGACGGCAAAAAAATTGGCGAAGCCTCCGGCCCACTGGGAAAAACCTGCGGCAAATGTCATGCGGAGAATCAGGTGGCTGTGTGGACCAAATACCACTGGCCTTCCGTCGAGAAAATCAAAATCATGGATCCGGTTGACGAGAAGGAAATCGCTTACGGAAAATACATGAAAAGCCTTTCCAATACTTTCAAGGGAGTCACGGTAAATTTTGGCGAAGGTCAGTACGACCGTTCGGCAAAGGCTCTGGGCGATTTCAAAAAACGTTTTCTGGAATTGCGCTCGACCTGTTCCAAATGCCACACCACTCAGGCGGTGAAACAATTCTTTGTCGGCAAGCCTGTCGAGAAAGCTCTGGAAGCAATGTCGGCTGAGTTGATGGAAAAAACGCCGAATGCGGGTAAATTCTGGAGCAATGTTGGCGTGATCGGCAACGAAGGTTGCAAGAAGTGTCACCTGACGCATCGCGCCTTTGCGATTTTCCAGGAGACCTGGCACGACGACGAAAAATAA